One segment of Syntrophorhabdaceae bacterium DNA contains the following:
- the queD gene encoding 6-carboxytetrahydropterin synthase QueD, protein MVIFKSFTLDMAHRLPNVPAGHKCGNIHGHTFTVKIYVRGPIHEQFGWIMDFADLAAAFEPLRAQLDHCYLNDIEGLENPTSEHLAKWIWDRLKPSLPILCKIVVQESPHSGCIYSGEEE, encoded by the coding sequence ATGGTCATATTCAAATCCTTTACCTTAGACATGGCTCACAGGTTGCCCAATGTCCCTGCAGGCCATAAATGCGGCAACATCCACGGACACACTTTTACCGTCAAAATCTACGTGCGCGGACCCATTCACGAGCAATTTGGCTGGATAATGGATTTCGCCGATCTCGCTGCCGCCTTCGAACCCCTTCGAGCTCAGCTCGACCACTGCTATCTCAACGATATAGAGGGGCTGGAGAATCCCACCTCCGAGCATTTGGCGAAATGGATATGGGACCGCCTGAAACCTTCCCTGCCAATTCTATGCAAAATAGTAGTCCAGGAGAGCCCCCATTCCGGGTGCATCTACTCCGGGGAAGAGGAGTGA